CTCCTTCGAAAGGAAGATTGAGGCGTTGCTTTCGAATGCTCCCTCCACGCCTGTGAAAACGGTGCTGCGGTCGAAGACCAAGCAGCCTCCTCGGCTCCCGGACGCTCCTCCCAAGCCCTCCCGGTCTGCTCGCCGAAAGAGATCTTCTTCTTCGAAGTCGCCCCGCCATCAAGCTTCTGTTTTCGGGGGCAATAATGTTGGTGACTTAGCTGGCAATGTGGCTGGCGATTGCGCTCCCGAGAGTGCTCTTTTTTCTGGCGTTCGGCCCGCTTATACTCGGCCCGATAGCGCTCCTCCCCTTGGCGCTCGGCCCTCTCATGCTCGGCCCGCTCCAGCTCACACTCGGCCCGCTCCACCTCATGCTCGGCCCGCTTCAACTCGTGCTCGTGCTCGGCCCGCTCACAACCCAGAGTCCATCCTTGGTGCTCGGCCTGCTGTTGCTCAGGCTCCAAAAAACGGGCTTGGTTCCGGGAGAAAAACCCGGAACTCCATATCGCCTGCCTTTGGGCGATCGCTCTCAAAGCGTTGGtcagctcctcctcctcctcgccGCTCTGTGCGATTTGCAGAACCGCCCACGTCCTCCGCTCCAAGCGAATTCTCCTCACAGAAAAGCATTCCCGGTCGAGGACAAAGCCATTCCTGCGGTTTTTTGAGAGGACGAAGCAAGACCAGAGGTTTCGGCCCTTCTCTTCTCCAGAATCAAAGCCCGACTCGCTTCCAGAATCAAGGCCCGAGTTCTTCAATTCCTCCCGCTCGCGATTCCGCTTGAGCCTTTGGTGTGCAGCCATCAATCCTGCCGTCTTCTCTCTCGTTCTCTTCTCCAGAAAGCGACCTTCTGAGATCGATAATCGGATCTCTAACTCTATGATCCATAATCTCTCATCTCGGCCGCTTAATTACGATGAGAGACGCGTGCTGGGACTTGGGATGAAGTTCATCCCCCGTCCTCCTCCGATGACTGCACTCAACATTCTTGCAGAATATCGCTCCTTTGCTCGGCTCTTCAGGCTGCGAACCTTCTTCGGACCAGATGTCGATCCACCTGTAGCCAACATTGCTCTGCATTTTGCGGGTGCCTTCTCTCAAAAGTTCCGAGCCAGAAATCCTTGTTGGAATCCGCCCGTTGTCAACGTGGACCTCGAACACATTCTCAGGCAGGGTGAATTGCTCCTTAGTCAGCAAATCTCCTCAACCGTTTTCACTCACGGGCCTATGCTTCCATCAAGGCTTCTCTCTGCACTCAGAAAGCTTCGAAAGGACTCCTCCATCGTCATCAAGTCAGCCGACAAGAACCTGGGACTTGTTGTGCTTGACAAAACCTGGTACGAGCTCGAAGGATTACGGCTGCTCTCTGATCAAAATGTGTACTCCGTCATCTCTGCAGTGCCTTGGAATACGATTCGACAAGAGCTGATCTCCATCATTGAAAGGTTCGGTGCTATCTTGAAGGGTGTGAAAGATTTTCTCCTGAGCGTTCAAATCAATAAAGCAAGTGCTTGTGCTTTTTACTTGCTCCCGAAAATCCATAAACCCACTCTCACGGGGCGTCCAATCTGTTCCTATTCTGGGTACCTGCTGGAACCCGCCTCCAAAGTGCTGCACCACCTTCTTCTTCCAGTTTTGCTTGAGCAATCGAATCATTTGACAGACTCCATCTGCCTGTTGCGTGATCTTGAGAACTTGTGCCTCCCACGCGATTGCTTGCTCTTCACTTTTGACGTCGAGTCGCTCTATCCGAGCATCCCCATGAATGCTGGTCTCTCTGCTCTGAAAGCGATGGTGACAAAGTTTTTTGTCCTTCATGGTATTAATCTACGGCTTGTTGAGATGATCTACCTCCTAGCCGAGCTTGTTCTTCAATACCATTTCCTAGAGTTTGATGGTATCGTCTACCAGCAGATCCGTGGAACCGCTATGGGCAGTAATTTTGCTGTTGTGTATGCATGCCTCTTTCTGTGTCACTTGGAATTTTCTCTTTCCTCCACCGTGGACACTTCACCTCTCCTCTTTTATAAGAGGTTTATCGATGATGCTTTCGGGATTTGGACTGGCTCCTTGCACTCTCTCCAGCAGTTTCTCTCTGCCTATCAGAATGTTTTTCCCGAGATCAACATTAATCCATGCATCTCCTCCACTTCAGCGGTTATTCTTGACATAAATTTCTACAAAGGGCCGAAGTTTCTCTCTACGGGTATTCTTTCTTCTCAATGCCATCAGAAAAAGCTCAATGCCTATCAATACATCTTGTATAAATCTTGGCATCCGTCTCATCAGAAGAAAGCTTTTGTCATCAGCGAGCTTCGCCGTTATTTATTACGGGAATCTGAGCCTTCCGGTTTTGTTCGTTTGAAAAGGCTCCTTTTTCAAAGACTTCGTGCCCGAGGCTACCCCAGAAGGTTTCTTGTACACTGCTTCAATAAGGTCTCTCCGAAGGACAAGTCAGCGCTTCTTCAGCGAGTTTTTGCTCCAAAAATAAGAAAGAGGGCCCCCCTTGTATTCAAACTTGATTTTAGTCCTTCGACTAAAGCGATGAACTTGGGGGtttccctaaaccctaaaccctaaaccctaaaccctaaaccctaaaccctaaaccctaaaccctaaaccctaaaccctaaaccctaaaccctaaaccctaaaccctaaaccctaaaccctaaaccctaaaccctaaaccctaaaccctaaaccctaaactttttcGGCTTTGCCAAAAAGTCCCCGCGCTTCGCCATATTCCTCATCCAAGGATCTGCTGGCGTAATCCACGAAAACTTGGCTCCTTCTTAACGAGAAGTAGATTCTTCTCTCAGAGACCTTTACTTCGTCATCAAAATCGTCATCAtaatcattaatttaatcattaatatt
The Cryptomeria japonica unplaced genomic scaffold, Sugi_1.0 HiC_scaffold_1586, whole genome shotgun sequence DNA segment above includes these coding regions:
- the LOC131047024 gene encoding uncharacterized protein LOC131047024; this encodes MTALNILAEYRSFARLFRLRTFFGPDVDPPVANIALHFAGAFSQKFRARNPCWNPPVVNVDLEHILRQGELLLSQQISSTVFTHGPMLPSRLLSALRKLRKDSSIVIKSADKNLGLVVLDKTWYELEGLRLLSDQNVYSVISAVPWNTIRQELISIIERFGAILKGVKDFLLSVQINKASACAFYLLPKIHKPTLTGRPICSYSGYLLEPASKVLHHLLLPVLLEQSNHLTDSICLLRDLENLCLPRDCLLFTFDVESLYPSIPMNAGLSALKAMVTKFFVLHGINLRLVEMIYLLAELVLQYHFLEFDGIVYQQIRGTAMGSNFAVVYACLFLCHLEFSLSSTVDTSPLLFYKRFIDDAFGIWTGSLHSLQQFLSAYQNVFPEININPCISSTSAVILDINFYKGPKFLSTGILSSQCHQKKLNAYQYILYKSWHPSHQKKAFVISELRRYLLRESEPSGFVRLKRLLFQRLRARGYPRRFLVHCFNKVSPKDKSALLQRVFAPKIRKRAPLVFKLDFSPSTKAMNLGVSLNPKP